One Methylosarcina fibrata AML-C10 DNA segment encodes these proteins:
- the recJ gene encoding single-stranded-DNA-specific exonuclease RecJ: MYYHGVKKVIEIRPMINKRAEFGEMHPMLARILRSRGIRSQEELERTLAKLPSPWLLSGMEEMVAHLITALEQRQKITVIADFDADGATSCAVAMKGLQMMGAGGVSFVVPNRFEYGYGLTPEIVELVKQQQPDVLITVDNGISSLDGVKAAKEAGMTVLVTDHHLPGPELPAADAIVNPNLPEDRFPSKVLAGVGVIFYILMALRSRLRDKKWFAQRGLQEPNLAQLLDYVALGTVADVVELDAVNRILVHQGLLRIRMGRGHPGINALIEVAGRRAETLLAADLGFALGPRINAAGRLDDMSLGIQCLLTDDPTLAKELALQLDDLNSGRKEIEGQMKHEAMQLLNEMRVLDENHLAAGVCLYDANWHQGVIGILASRIKDRLHRPVIAFAPAGKDLIKGSARSIPGVHIRDVLSDIAAAHPKLLSKFGGHAMAAGLTLCMHDYPPFALAFDEMVRKRLHEVDLEQKVLSDGELSEQDMTVAFAELLQQSATWGQGFPEPVFHGVFEVVQSTVVGQRHLKLVLRIPAGSLLIDAIAFFIDHPEQWLGIRSCLAAYKLDINEFRGQRSIQFIVQYLEKIA, from the coding sequence ATGTATTATCACGGCGTCAAGAAAGTCATCGAAATTCGTCCCATGATCAACAAACGCGCTGAATTCGGCGAGATGCACCCGATGTTGGCGCGCATTTTACGGTCGCGAGGCATCCGTTCCCAAGAGGAACTGGAGCGAACCCTGGCGAAATTACCGTCGCCCTGGCTACTTTCGGGCATGGAAGAAATGGTCGCCCATCTGATCACGGCGCTGGAACAACGGCAGAAGATTACCGTGATCGCCGATTTCGACGCCGACGGCGCCACCAGTTGCGCCGTGGCGATGAAAGGGCTGCAAATGATGGGGGCAGGGGGGGTGTCGTTCGTCGTGCCCAACCGGTTTGAATACGGCTATGGCCTGACGCCTGAAATCGTCGAGCTGGTCAAACAACAGCAGCCCGACGTGCTGATTACCGTCGACAACGGCATCTCCAGCCTCGACGGCGTCAAAGCCGCGAAAGAAGCCGGGATGACCGTACTGGTGACCGATCATCATTTGCCGGGCCCGGAACTGCCCGCAGCCGACGCCATCGTCAATCCGAATCTGCCCGAAGACCGCTTTCCGAGCAAGGTCCTGGCCGGGGTCGGGGTGATTTTTTATATCCTGATGGCGCTGAGAAGCCGCCTGCGCGACAAGAAATGGTTTGCACAACGTGGATTGCAGGAGCCCAATCTGGCCCAGCTTCTGGATTACGTCGCCTTGGGCACGGTGGCCGACGTCGTGGAACTGGACGCGGTCAACCGGATTCTGGTGCATCAGGGATTGCTTAGAATCCGCATGGGCCGGGGCCATCCGGGCATCAACGCCCTGATCGAAGTCGCGGGGCGCCGGGCGGAAACTCTGCTGGCTGCCGACCTGGGTTTTGCCTTGGGCCCCAGGATCAATGCGGCGGGACGTCTCGACGACATGTCGCTGGGCATTCAATGCCTTCTAACCGACGATCCGACCCTGGCGAAGGAGCTGGCGCTGCAACTGGACGATCTCAACAGCGGCCGCAAGGAGATCGAAGGCCAGATGAAACACGAGGCGATGCAGTTATTGAACGAAATGCGGGTGCTCGACGAAAACCATCTGGCGGCCGGCGTGTGCCTGTACGACGCCAACTGGCATCAGGGCGTGATCGGGATCCTGGCTTCGCGCATCAAGGACCGCCTGCATCGGCCGGTGATCGCCTTTGCTCCGGCCGGCAAGGATCTGATCAAGGGTTCGGCCCGTTCGATTCCAGGCGTGCACATCCGCGACGTACTCAGCGACATCGCCGCGGCCCATCCGAAACTCCTGAGCAAATTCGGCGGCCACGCGATGGCGGCCGGGTTGACTCTCTGCATGCACGATTACCCGCCCTTTGCCCTGGCTTTCGACGAAATGGTCAGAAAGCGTCTGCACGAAGTCGATCTGGAACAGAAAGTCCTATCCGACGGCGAATTGTCCGAACAGGATATGACCGTGGCTTTTGCCGAACTATTACAGCAGTCGGCCACGTGGGGGCAGGGCTTTCCGGAACCGGTGTTTCACGGCGTTTTCGAGGTGGTGCAATCGACCGTTGTCGGCCAACGTCATCTGAAACTGGTGCTTAGAATACCGGCAGGGAGCCTCTTGATCGACGCCATTGCCTTTTTCATCGATCACCCGGAACAATGGCTCGGAATAAGATCGTGCCTCGCGGCGTATAAACTGGACATTAACGAGTTCAGAGGCCAGCGCAGCATTCAGTTTATTGTACAGTATCTCGAAAAAATCGCCTGA
- a CDS encoding EAL domain-containing protein — translation MKAISRRSYNLKIWLPLSSFLLFGGLWIGIVWIDYHNALKLAHEQSERRIRDTMKRLQMSLEDDLIKNDFSGVDREISYIDLTAETLVIALIDDQDLILSSNQGQWRHKHASSLPYFNKEQYKRCRESFRIDLQYHPDTRLHIAYVPVQFPGSGQTLRPAGTGGVYYVHDHSSIERAIWRQIVSNSALVWSLILFALGLFYLIQNYLVTQPLKQLLAFIHRIGENHPSAVNPLTGSGELMQLGQTLERMHQSLQQTLKTQKRQEQKLVVTLQSIGNGVIATDNHGIIIRINPAAEQLTGRQSRECIGQPIETVFDVIHAETHQSVPSPVRQVLETRQTIRQANHTLLLSKTGGHFHIESNAAPIVDESGQFHGVVLTFTDVTATCRLRDQLRREKQYLHHILDNSAIAIYTLAPAPKTETGFKFNFGSARITELTGFSLNDWQTMDNLWLSRIHPDDLAKVKLANRQVLVKGKVIQHYRFLHADGNYRWIEDHLSVLTDSEGKVTELMGVWIDMTDARIAEQKNQMMGVMLDQSINEIHIIDSRTLHFIHVNQGCVDNLGYRLEELVNRSILEIYPEYCSDSYARLIRPLLSGDQSRLHFETIHRRKDGSCYPVEVWLQLYRNTPDSLVAIALDVTQRKNHEEKIKRLNNFYATLSKINQAIVQINNEADLFETVCKISAQINHVKMAWIGLPDAGGHLLYAVAAAGERLDCLHQQRIPLQADTPQDLCPTSRAFIESRIIVVNDFRNDAETPAGLSMIEKSQGWESCCAIPITLNRQPYAVLSVYSNQQNFFDLEVLDLLAELGLDLSFALNMYAQDAARRSAEKKLELSARVFHQSQEAIVIIDSDKKIVSVNQGFTRITGYEEREVLGKKPRIFSSGLHNKNFNRSMWKSLTETGFWQGEMVDRKKEGSLYTAWLTITLVRNEDGRFVNFIGIFSDITQYKTAKQQIERLAHYDVLTGLPNRLLFKARIDHEIVIAERHKKTFALLFIDLDHFKNINDALGHSVGDQVLIEVGKRLISAVRDEDTVARVGGDEFNVQLMDCDWQGAAKTANHIIALMAEPIQYEHYQLYIKPSIGISLYPENGDSYETLTRNADTALYQAKIQGRNQYRFFTKAMQNQMQRRMEIEHQLRHALERNELALYFQPQIDTQTRQINGAEALLRWQHPEWGMVSPSEFIPVAEECGLILSIGDWVLEQSIAHASQWHLDGFPLTVAVNLSLAQFRADTLYEKIKTTLARYQLAPRFLELELTESVAMQNVEMAIEITRQLTELGIEISIDDFGTGYSSLNYLQRFSLHKLKIDQSFTKEMLHNKESENIVDAIISLAKSLNLKTIAEGVENEQQLSLFKQKQCDEIQGYYFSPPLPADEFNRLIKQEFMAKIPIRRLQPVSLQKKSEKNSG, via the coding sequence ATGAAAGCTATCTCTCGCCGTTCATACAATCTGAAAATCTGGCTGCCGCTCAGTAGCTTCCTGCTTTTTGGCGGCTTATGGATCGGCATTGTCTGGATTGACTACCACAATGCGCTCAAACTGGCGCATGAGCAATCCGAGCGTAGGATCCGGGACACGATGAAACGGCTGCAAATGTCTTTGGAGGATGATTTAATCAAGAACGATTTCTCTGGCGTGGATCGTGAAATCAGCTACATCGATTTAACGGCTGAAACCCTCGTGATCGCGTTGATTGACGATCAGGATCTGATCCTGTCGTCAAACCAAGGGCAATGGCGGCATAAACATGCGTCGTCGCTTCCCTATTTCAATAAGGAGCAATACAAGCGATGTCGTGAATCGTTCCGCATCGATTTGCAATACCATCCGGATACCCGCCTCCATATAGCCTATGTTCCCGTGCAATTTCCCGGCTCCGGACAGACCCTGAGGCCGGCCGGAACCGGAGGCGTGTATTATGTTCACGATCATTCTTCCATAGAAAGAGCCATCTGGCGGCAAATCGTCAGCAACAGCGCTCTCGTCTGGTCGTTGATTCTGTTCGCCCTGGGCCTGTTCTATCTGATTCAGAATTATCTGGTCACTCAGCCTTTGAAGCAGTTGCTTGCGTTCATCCATCGAATTGGCGAGAACCATCCCTCTGCCGTCAATCCTTTAACAGGCTCCGGAGAACTGATGCAGTTGGGCCAGACTCTGGAACGGATGCATCAATCGTTGCAACAGACCCTGAAAACACAGAAGCGCCAGGAACAAAAACTGGTGGTGACTTTGCAAAGCATCGGTAACGGCGTGATCGCTACCGATAACCATGGCATCATTATCCGGATCAATCCGGCCGCCGAACAGTTGACCGGCCGGCAAAGCCGGGAATGCATCGGGCAGCCCATAGAGACAGTGTTCGACGTCATTCATGCCGAAACGCATCAATCGGTTCCGTCCCCTGTCCGGCAGGTGCTCGAAACCCGTCAAACGATTCGGCAAGCGAACCATACCCTGCTGCTTTCCAAAACGGGCGGCCATTTTCACATCGAAAGTAATGCGGCTCCCATTGTCGATGAAAGCGGCCAATTTCATGGAGTCGTACTGACTTTTACCGACGTTACCGCTACCTGCCGGCTGCGCGATCAACTTCGCCGCGAGAAACAATATCTTCATCACATTCTCGACAACAGCGCCATAGCGATTTATACGCTCGCGCCGGCACCGAAGACCGAAACCGGCTTCAAATTCAATTTCGGCTCGGCCAGAATTACGGAACTGACCGGTTTTAGCCTTAACGACTGGCAAACCATGGACAACTTATGGCTTTCCAGAATTCATCCGGACGATCTGGCCAAGGTCAAGCTGGCAAATCGGCAAGTACTTGTCAAAGGCAAGGTCATACAACACTATCGTTTTTTGCATGCCGACGGCAATTATCGCTGGATTGAAGATCATTTATCGGTTTTAACCGATTCGGAGGGGAAAGTAACCGAACTGATGGGCGTCTGGATCGACATGACCGACGCCAGGATAGCCGAGCAAAAAAATCAGATGATGGGCGTAATGCTCGACCAGTCCATTAATGAAATCCATATCATCGACAGCCGGACCCTGCATTTCATCCACGTCAATCAGGGCTGCGTCGACAACCTGGGATACCGTCTGGAGGAACTCGTTAATAGGTCAATACTGGAGATTTATCCCGAATATTGTTCCGACTCCTATGCGCGTTTAATCCGGCCGCTATTAAGCGGCGACCAGTCCCGTCTGCATTTCGAAACGATTCACCGGCGCAAGGACGGATCCTGTTATCCGGTGGAAGTATGGCTGCAATTGTACCGTAATACGCCGGATTCTCTGGTCGCCATTGCGCTCGACGTCACGCAGCGTAAAAATCATGAAGAAAAGATCAAACGCCTGAATAATTTTTACGCCACTCTCAGCAAAATAAACCAAGCCATCGTGCAAATCAACAATGAAGCCGATTTGTTCGAAACGGTCTGCAAGATCTCCGCTCAGATCAATCACGTGAAGATGGCGTGGATAGGCCTGCCGGATGCCGGCGGTCATCTTCTGTACGCTGTCGCCGCGGCCGGAGAAAGACTCGACTGCCTGCATCAACAAAGGATTCCCCTTCAGGCGGATACGCCTCAGGATTTATGCCCGACAAGCCGGGCATTTATTGAAAGCCGGATCATCGTCGTGAACGACTTCCGGAACGACGCCGAAACGCCGGCCGGGCTGTCCATGATCGAAAAAAGTCAGGGCTGGGAATCGTGCTGCGCGATACCGATCACTCTTAACCGGCAGCCTTACGCCGTGCTGAGCGTTTATTCGAATCAGCAAAATTTTTTCGATCTGGAAGTGCTCGATCTACTGGCCGAACTCGGCCTGGATCTGTCTTTTGCGTTAAATATGTACGCGCAGGACGCAGCCCGGAGATCCGCAGAAAAAAAGCTGGAATTGTCGGCCAGAGTCTTTCACCAAAGTCAGGAAGCGATCGTCATTATCGACAGTGATAAAAAGATTGTTTCCGTGAATCAGGGATTTACACGAATTACCGGCTACGAGGAACGGGAAGTGCTGGGTAAAAAACCGCGGATTTTTTCTTCGGGTCTGCATAACAAGAATTTCAATCGCTCCATGTGGAAATCCTTGACGGAAACCGGCTTCTGGCAGGGCGAGATGGTGGACCGGAAAAAAGAAGGCAGTCTTTATACGGCCTGGCTGACAATCACTTTGGTCCGGAATGAAGATGGCCGATTCGTCAATTTCATCGGAATATTTTCCGATATAACCCAGTACAAAACAGCCAAACAACAGATCGAACGTCTGGCTCATTACGACGTTTTGACCGGCTTGCCCAACCGACTGCTGTTCAAGGCACGGATCGATCATGAAATCGTCATTGCCGAGCGTCATAAAAAAACCTTCGCGCTGTTGTTCATCGATCTGGATCATTTCAAGAACATCAACGATGCCTTGGGACATTCCGTTGGCGATCAGGTGCTGATCGAAGTCGGTAAACGATTGATCAGCGCGGTGCGCGATGAAGATACCGTTGCCCGAGTGGGAGGCGACGAGTTCAACGTTCAACTGATGGACTGTGACTGGCAGGGCGCCGCCAAAACCGCCAATCACATTATTGCCCTCATGGCCGAACCCATTCAATACGAACATTATCAATTGTATATTAAGCCGTCGATCGGCATCAGCCTCTATCCCGAAAACGGGGACAGTTATGAAACACTGACGCGGAATGCCGATACTGCACTGTATCAAGCCAAAATCCAGGGCAGAAATCAATACCGGTTTTTCACCAAAGCAATGCAAAATCAGATGCAAAGACGCATGGAAATCGAGCATCAACTGAGACATGCATTGGAACGGAATGAATTGGCGCTTTATTTTCAACCTCAAATCGATACTCAAACGCGTCAGATCAACGGCGCCGAAGCCTTGCTGCGCTGGCAGCATCCCGAGTGGGGCATGGTTTCGCCTTCGGAATTCATACCGGTGGCCGAAGAGTGCGGCTTGATCCTGAGCATTGGCGATTGGGTGCTGGAACAATCGATAGCCCATGCCAGCCAATGGCATCTGGACGGTTTCCCTTTGACCGTTGCAGTCAATCTATCCCTGGCTCAATTTCGAGCCGACACCTTATACGAAAAAATAAAAACCACACTGGCCCGTTATCAACTGGCTCCGCGCTTTCTGGAACTGGAACTGACCGAAAGCGTGGCCATGCAGAACGTTGAGATGGCGATAGAAATCACTCGGCAACTAACCGAACTGGGCATCGAGATCTCGATCGACGATTTCGGCACGGGCTATTCCTCTCTGAATTACCTGCAGCGCTTTTCGCTGCACAAACTCAAGATCGATCAGTCCTTTACCAAAGAAATGCTGCATAACAAGGAAAGCGAAAACATCGTCGATGCTATCATCAGTCTGGCGAAAAGCCTGAATTTGAAAACGATCGCCGAAGGGGTGGAAAACGAGCAGCAACTTTCTCTGTTCAAGCAAAAACAATGCGATGAAATTCAAGGCTACTATTTCAGTCCGCCGCTGCCGGCCGATGAATTTAATCGTCTGATCAAGCAAGAGTTTATGGCTAAAATCCCCATTCGCCGCTTGCAGCCGGTCAGTTTACAAAAAAAATCGGAAAAAAATTCAGGATGA
- a CDS encoding aminotransferase class V-fold PLP-dependent enzyme, translating into MKHPEFPLADELIYLNHAAVGVWPKRTCAAVKLFAEENMQYGAFNYPSWLNKETELRRQLQSLINAPSPDDVALVKNTSEALSFVAYGLTWRSGDNIVSSNEEFPSNRLPWETLADQGVEFRQADLSAAGSPEEALFALVDRRTRLLTISSIQFASGLRLDLNKIGAFCRHRGILFCVDAIQSLGAVQFDVQACQADFVMADGHKWMLGPEGLGVFYSTPEARARLKLSQFGWHMMKDTHNYENKPWEIHPTARRFECGSPNMLGIHALSASLSLLLETGMAAVESLLLEKTGYLMESILNDAQFILLGPANTQLKSGIVVFQHRTIGNSEVFRHLQQRGVVCALRGAGIRLSPHFYTTRNDLETTLALLAELK; encoded by the coding sequence ATGAAACATCCGGAATTTCCGCTGGCCGATGAACTGATCTATCTAAACCATGCCGCTGTGGGCGTCTGGCCAAAAAGAACCTGTGCGGCGGTGAAGCTGTTTGCCGAAGAAAACATGCAATACGGCGCTTTTAATTACCCGTCCTGGCTGAACAAGGAAACGGAATTGCGCAGGCAGCTTCAAAGTCTGATCAATGCGCCCTCTCCTGATGACGTCGCTCTGGTCAAAAACACCTCCGAAGCGTTGTCTTTTGTCGCGTACGGTCTGACTTGGCGGTCGGGAGACAACATTGTTTCCAGTAATGAAGAATTTCCGTCCAACCGTCTTCCCTGGGAAACCCTGGCCGATCAAGGCGTGGAATTCCGTCAAGCCGATTTAAGCGCAGCCGGCTCACCGGAAGAGGCGTTGTTTGCCCTGGTGGACCGCCGTACCCGCTTGTTGACGATCAGCTCGATCCAGTTCGCCTCGGGCCTTCGGCTGGACCTGAACAAAATCGGGGCTTTTTGCAGGCACCGCGGCATTTTATTTTGTGTCGATGCGATTCAAAGCCTGGGCGCCGTTCAATTTGACGTTCAGGCCTGCCAAGCCGATTTTGTCATGGCGGACGGTCACAAATGGATGCTGGGGCCGGAAGGATTGGGCGTCTTTTATTCGACGCCGGAAGCCAGGGCTCGATTGAAGCTCAGCCAGTTCGGCTGGCACATGATGAAAGATACCCATAACTATGAAAACAAGCCCTGGGAAATCCATCCTACGGCCCGCCGCTTCGAATGCGGTAGCCCTAACATGCTGGGCATTCATGCCTTATCCGCAAGCCTTTCCTTATTGTTGGAAACAGGCATGGCCGCCGTCGAATCCTTATTGCTTGAAAAAACCGGCTATTTAATGGAGTCAATCCTGAACGACGCCCAGTTTATCTTACTGGGACCCGCCAATACACAGCTAAAATCGGGGATTGTCGTCTTCCAGCACCGCACGATAGGCAACTCGGAAGTATTTCGGCATCTGCAGCAGCGAGGCGTGGTTTGTGCTTTGCGTGGCGCCGGAATACGTCTTTCTCCGCATTTTTACACAACGCGGAACGATCTTGAGACTACCTTGGCCCTATTGGCCGAATTGAAATAA
- a CDS encoding SOS response-associated peptidase: MTTEFFGLVAGLFSYRQVNPMCGRFALFSLPSTLARRFGTDTIPGMEARYNIAPSQSIFIIRTEGDRRRFATAHWGLIPFWAKDARIGYSMINARAETVAEKPAFRTSFKQRRCLIPADGFYEWQALPGAKTKQPWFISLRNREPMAFAGLWERWNSPEGRAVESCSIIVTAANNLMQPIHERMPVILAPDDWNIWLAPHLSNADRLLDLLQPYPDEEMTAWPVSTKVNSPKNDSEECIEASA, from the coding sequence GTGACAACTGAATTCTTCGGCTTGGTAGCCGGGCTATTTTCTTATCGACAGGTCAATCCCATGTGCGGACGCTTCGCTTTATTCAGCCTCCCTTCGACGCTGGCCCGGCGTTTCGGGACCGATACGATACCGGGAATGGAGGCACGCTATAACATTGCGCCTTCTCAAAGCATTTTCATCATTCGGACCGAAGGCGACCGGCGCCGCTTCGCGACGGCCCACTGGGGCCTCATTCCGTTCTGGGCCAAGGACGCCAGGATCGGCTATAGCATGATCAACGCCCGGGCCGAGACGGTGGCCGAAAAGCCGGCGTTTCGCACCTCGTTCAAACAGCGCCGCTGCCTGATTCCGGCGGACGGCTTTTACGAGTGGCAGGCGCTTCCGGGCGCCAAAACCAAGCAGCCGTGGTTCATCTCGCTCAGGAATCGGGAGCCCATGGCCTTCGCCGGCCTGTGGGAGCGCTGGAACAGTCCGGAGGGCAGGGCAGTGGAATCCTGCTCGATCATCGTCACCGCCGCGAACAACCTCATGCAGCCGATCCACGAGCGCATGCCTGTGATTCTGGCGCCGGACGACTGGAATATCTGGCTGGCGCCGCACCTTAGCAATGCCGACCGTCTGCTGGATCTACTGCAACCCTATCCCGACGAAGAAATGACGGCCTGGCCAGTGAGCACGAAGGTCAACAGTCCGAAGAACGATTCGGAAGAATGCATTGAAGCGTCGGCTTAA
- the fae gene encoding formaldehyde-activating enzyme has protein sequence MKTSVIDKVMVGEALVGEGKEMAHIDLLMGPRGSAAEIAFCITLTNQKKGDNALLALVAPNLMAKPNTVLFNKVEIKNAEQVKQMFGPAERGVAKAVADSVKEGVIPIAEANDVFICVGVYIHWEARDNDKIQDWNYEATKLAIRRAVEGKPTPEEVIAQEDVSHHPLAAHD, from the coding sequence ATGAAAACATCAGTCATCGATAAAGTCATGGTCGGCGAAGCCCTGGTCGGAGAAGGCAAGGAAATGGCTCACATTGATCTATTGATGGGACCTCGCGGCAGCGCCGCGGAAATCGCCTTTTGTATTACCCTGACCAACCAGAAAAAAGGCGACAACGCCTTGCTGGCGCTGGTGGCTCCCAATCTGATGGCCAAACCCAACACCGTCCTGTTCAATAAAGTCGAAATCAAAAACGCGGAGCAGGTCAAGCAAATGTTTGGGCCGGCCGAGCGCGGCGTGGCCAAGGCCGTGGCCGACAGCGTCAAGGAAGGGGTCATACCGATTGCGGAAGCGAACGACGTATTCATTTGCGTCGGGGTTTATATTCACTGGGAGGCCAGGGATAACGATAAAATTCAGGACTGGAATTACGAAGCCACCAAGTTGGCGATCCGCCGGGCGGTCGAAGGCAAGCCGACGCCCGAAGAAGTCATCGCCCAGGAAGACGTATCGCATCATCCTCTGGCCGCGCACGATTAA